Genomic window (Chryseobacterium bernardetii):
TCAAGCGATCTTATAGTATGTGCAGAGAAATATCCTAATGCACCGTTACTGATATTACTTGGCGGATTAGCAGGAGTAACGCTGCCATAACCGTCAGAGATCTGAAGAAGCGCACTGTAATATGTAAATATATTAGTGTCAATAGATTGCATTTTAACATGGATGACATCTCCCGGTACAACCTCATGGTCTCTTCCTTTATTGTCATCATTAGGAAGACCTAAGCTCCATTGATTCGGCTGGCCGTTATTTAAATTATCAGAAAGTACGCTGATGTATTTTTTTGATAGATCATTGATGGTAAAACTAAACAGATAACGATTTCCCAGTTCAGCAGGATCTGTAAAGATCGGGAGCAGGGTATAGGTTGTTTTATTTCCTATTTTAAAAGAGTCCTGTGCGAGGCCTTCCAGTTCAACAGCTTGAGGCATGGTGCTTTGAGCGTTATACTGTTTTCCTTCTGCAAGAACTTTAAGGGTATAGGTTCTTCCAGGGATTCCCTGAAAGGTACTTGTAATATATTCCCCACTTCCTGTATATTGCAGGGTTTCCGTTTGTCCTGTGTTATCGCTTAAAATAACCTGAGCACCTGTAACAGCCGGATACTGATTGGGTTGAGCAAAACCAACAGATTTGGTAATTTTTACAGTGTATGGGCCCTGAACATCTGTAACATTGCCTTCAATAACAATATTTCCGCTCTGGTCGGCAAGATCCAGGTCTATTTCCTTTTGGCAAGAGTGTAATGCAAATACAGATAATATGATAAAAAATACTTTTTTCATGATTTAAAATTTGAAATTGTAAGTGATGTTAGGTACCCAACGGAATAGGGAGGTTTGCATGGCGCGGGTTGTTCCAGGATTGTTTGGATTGTCTTCGAAGGTAATGGTATACGCATTTTGACGGCCATAAAGATTATAAATTCCAAAAGTCCATGATCCACGGAAACGTTTATTGGATTCCGGTTCATAGGTAGCGCTAAGGTCCATTCTGTGATAAGCAGGCATTCTGTCTGCATTTCTGCTGTTGTATTGGAATATGGTCTGCCCGTTCAGTTCATATTTTCCAATTGGGAAGGTTACCGCATTCCCGGTACTGTAAAGGAATAACCCTGAAAGAGTCCATTTGGGATTAAGCTGGTAAGTGGCCACTACAGAAAGGTCGTGGGTTTTGTCCATTCTTGCATTGTACCATTGGTTATCATTAATTCCGTTGATCTTTCTTTCTGTTTTGGATAGGGTATAGGAGATCCAGCCTGTCAGCTTTCCGCTTTTCTTTTTAGCGATAAGTTCCAACCCGTACGCCCTTCCTTTACCGAACAGCAATTCACTTTCTACATCTGCCGCAGTACTGAAACCTATCTGGGCTCCATTCTTGAAATCGATCTGATTTTGCATGGATTTATAGTAGATCTCAGCATTCAGTTCATAATTATTGTTATTGAAGTTTCTGCTGTATCCTACACTGATCTGATCTGCAATTTCAGGCTTCACTGAATAGCTGCTTCCAATCCACTGGTCTGTGGGATTTCCGCTGCTGCTGTTGCTTAGAAGATGAAGATTCTGAGTATTTCTGGAATAGCCCCCTTTTACGCTGCTCACTTCATTGATGCGGTAGTTTGCTGTAATACGCGGTTCAAGGTTGGTATACGTTTTCCCGAATTTTCCTTTTTCTAAATACCGACTTTCTGTAAGCACTCCATTTTCATAAGTGTTGAACGTATCTCCACCCAATATACTGAACAGGGAAAGTCTTGCTCCGTAATTAATGGTAAGCTTATCGGTAGCCTTAAAATCATCATTAATATACAATGCATTTTCCCATGAATATCTTGGATTTCTTGGGAAGGAATTAACGATTGTTCCCGAAGCGCTGCTAGGTGTCAGTGTATGATAAATAGACTGTAGGCCAAAACGTACAGAATGCTTGTTTCCTGCAAACCAGGTAAAGTCCTGCTTAAGATTCCAGTCCTGTATCTTCGAATTTAAATTGAATTCACTGCCATTGTTTTTTAGACCGATTTTATAGTCATAATTACTGTAGATAAGGGAAGTATTGGAGAACAGCTTGCTATTGATGATACTGTTCCATCGTAATGTCGCGGTAGTATTCCCCCAATCTGTATTGAAAGTGTCACCCAGTCCCAAAACATCTCTTCCGAAATATCCTGAAAGATAAATACGGTTATTTTCATTGATCTGGTAATTAGCCTTCAGGTTGAGATCATAGAAATATAATTTGTTGTCTTTGTAGTCTTTAGAAGACTTAAGAAATAGATCTGCATACGTTCGTCTTCCGGATACAATAAAAGAAGATTTTTCTTTCTGCAGAGGACCTTCTACACTCAATCTGCTGCTGATCAGCCCGATTCCCCCGTTGATGTTATAGTTTTTATTGTTTCCGTCCTTCATTTTTACATCCATCACAGAAGAAAGGCGGCCTCCATATTGGGCGGGGCTGTTTCCTTTGATAATACTGGCATCCTTTAAGGCATCACTGTTGAACGTACTGAAAAACCCAAGTAAATGCGAAGCATTATAAACCGGTGCCTCATCCAGAAGAATCAGGTTTTGGTCTGTAGCGCCGCCGCGGACACTGAACCCACTGCTTCCTTCTCCGTTACTTTTAATGCCCGGCAGAAGCTGTATGGTTTTCATAACATCCTTTTCACCAAATAATACAGGAAGCTTCTCTATATTTTTAATACTTAATGTTTCCGTTCCCATTTGGGCACTGGAAAGAT
Coding sequences:
- a CDS encoding DUF4249 domain-containing protein, yielding MKKVFFIILSVFALHSCQKEIDLDLADQSGNIVIEGNVTDVQGPYTVKITKSVGFAQPNQYPAVTGAQVILSDNTGQTETLQYTGSGEYITSTFQGIPGRTYTLKVLAEGKQYNAQSTMPQAVELEGLAQDSFKIGNKTTYTLLPIFTDPAELGNRYLFSFTINDLSKKYISVLSDNLNNGQPNQWSLGLPNDDNKGRDHEVVPGDVIHVKMQSIDTNIFTYYSALLQISDGYGSVTPANPPSNISNGALGYFSAHTIRSLDFQIQ
- a CDS encoding TonB-dependent receptor, encoding MQTSFFKITAATAALCFSTLMMAQQQSRSVSGTVKDKKNGELLIGVAVKVSDDPSINVVANEYGFYSLSLPEGNHTIIISYPGYKDFEQQINVDQNMKLDLFLSQEEQKSNTIDEVVVSGVKKDKNLSSAQMGTETLSIKNIEKLPVLFGEKDVMKTIQLLPGIKSNGEGSSGFSVRGGATDQNLILLDEAPVYNASHLLGFFSTFNSDALKDASIIKGNSPAQYGGRLSSVMDVKMKDGNNKNYNINGGIGLISSRLSVEGPLQKEKSSFIVSGRRTYADLFLKSSKDYKDNKLYFYDLNLKANYQINENNRIYLSGYFGRDVLGLGDTFNTDWGNTTATLRWNSIINSKLFSNTSLIYSNYDYKIGLKNNGSEFNLNSKIQDWNLKQDFTWFAGNKHSVRFGLQSIYHTLTPSSASGTIVNSFPRNPRYSWENALYINDDFKATDKLTINYGARLSLFSILGGDTFNTYENGVLTESRYLEKGKFGKTYTNLEPRITANYRINEVSSVKGGYSRNTQNLHLLSNSSSGNPTDQWIGSSYSVKPEIADQISVGYSRNFNNNNYELNAEIYYKSMQNQIDFKNGAQIGFSTAADVESELLFGKGRAYGLELIAKKKSGKLTGWISYTLSKTERKINGINDNQWYNARMDKTHDLSVVATYQLNPKWTLSGLFLYSTGNAVTFPIGKYELNGQTIFQYNSRNADRMPAYHRMDLSATYEPESNKRFRGSWTFGIYNLYGRQNAYTITFEDNPNNPGTTRAMQTSLFRWVPNITYNFKF